From Sphingopyxis alaskensis RB2256, the proteins below share one genomic window:
- a CDS encoding D-sedoheptulose-7-phosphate isomerase yields the protein MTTGPALNALYPHMRRGGEQLRASAQSLRHSVESKARDHTEVFGKFFAEQADELVAAATTLAASYRQGGRLLAMGNGGSSCDAAHVAVEFLHPVTAGRPALGAINLAADVAMLTAVGNDVGQDHVFVRPLIAHGRHGDCLIGFSTSGNSANLIRAFAKAREMGIATIGLAGGDGGEMARAGLDHLLVVPTGSIHRVQECHLAAYHILWDLTHTLLANDRAAPLEAGA from the coding sequence GTGACCACTGGCCCTGCCTTGAATGCGCTTTATCCGCATATGCGCAGAGGTGGCGAACAGCTCCGTGCCTCGGCGCAAAGCCTGCGCCATTCGGTTGAAAGCAAGGCTCGGGACCACACTGAGGTGTTCGGCAAGTTTTTTGCAGAACAGGCAGACGAACTGGTCGCCGCCGCGACCACGCTGGCCGCAAGCTATCGCCAGGGCGGACGCCTGCTGGCCATGGGCAATGGCGGATCGAGCTGTGATGCCGCGCATGTCGCGGTGGAGTTTCTCCATCCAGTGACCGCCGGAAGGCCGGCGCTGGGTGCGATCAACCTCGCGGCCGATGTCGCGATGCTGACGGCAGTCGGTAATGATGTCGGACAGGACCATGTGTTCGTGCGTCCGCTGATTGCCCACGGGCGGCACGGTGATTGCCTGATCGGCTTTTCGACCAGCGGCAATTCCGCAAACCTCATCCGGGCTTTTGCCAAGGCGCGGGAGATGGGCATTGCCACGATCGGCCTGGCGGGTGGTGACGGGGGCGAGATGGCCCGCGCCGGACTGGATCATCTGCTGGTGGTCCCAACAGGCTCGATCCACCGGGTGCAGGAATGCCACCTCGCGGCCTATCACATCCTCTGGGACCTGACCCACACGCTGCTAGCCAATGACCGGGCCGCACCGCTGGAGGCAGGCGCATGA
- the hypD gene encoding hydrogenase formation protein HypD, whose translation MKYVDEFRDPVRAGVLLKEIEALTAQIMAGRDRPVVIMEVCGGHTHSIFRYGIEKMLPPEIEFAHGPGCPVCVLPMGRVDDCVELAMKPEVIFTTFGDAMRVPGSRLSLLGAKAEGADVRMVYSPLDALALARANPDREVVFFGLGFETTMPSTALTILQAQAEGIGNFSLFCNHITIIPTIKAILDSPDMGIDGFLGPGHVSMVIGTDPYDFIARDYHRPLVVAGFEPLDVLHSVWMVLRQMAEGRAEIENQYDRIVPRHGNEASLAAVTEVFELREFFEWRGLGSIDHSGVQIREAYAAWDAERKFAVASPSIPDPKACQCGEVLKGAIKPWQCKLFGRSCTPETPMGALMVSSEGACAAYYQYGGIDAVPEPAQ comes from the coding sequence ATGAAGTATGTCGACGAATTCCGCGATCCGGTTCGCGCCGGTGTCCTGCTCAAGGAAATCGAGGCCCTGACTGCACAGATCATGGCCGGGCGCGATCGCCCGGTCGTCATCATGGAAGTGTGCGGCGGCCACACGCATTCGATCTTCCGATACGGCATCGAGAAGATGCTTCCGCCGGAAATCGAGTTTGCCCATGGGCCGGGCTGTCCGGTTTGCGTGTTGCCGATGGGCCGGGTCGATGATTGCGTGGAACTGGCTATGAAGCCGGAGGTGATCTTCACTACGTTTGGTGATGCCATGCGCGTGCCGGGATCGCGGCTCAGCCTGCTAGGCGCAAAGGCCGAAGGGGCCGATGTGCGGATGGTCTATTCACCACTCGATGCCCTCGCGCTGGCCCGTGCGAACCCGGACCGCGAAGTGGTTTTCTTCGGCCTCGGCTTCGAGACGACGATGCCCTCCACAGCCCTGACAATCCTGCAGGCCCAGGCAGAAGGGATCGGCAATTTCTCGCTGTTCTGCAACCACATCACCATCATCCCCACGATCAAGGCGATCCTCGATTCACCCGATATGGGGATCGATGGCTTTCTCGGGCCGGGCCATGTCTCGATGGTCATCGGCACTGATCCCTATGACTTCATCGCACGCGACTACCACCGTCCGCTGGTGGTCGCCGGCTTCGAACCGCTCGACGTATTGCATTCGGTTTGGATGGTGCTTCGGCAGATGGCCGAAGGCCGGGCGGAGATCGAAAACCAGTATGACCGGATTGTGCCACGCCATGGCAATGAAGCTTCGCTGGCTGCGGTTACGGAAGTATTCGAACTGCGGGAATTCTTCGAATGGCGCGGGCTGGGCTCGATTGACCATTCTGGCGTCCAGATTCGCGAGGCCTATGCGGCCTGGGATGCTGAGCGAAAATTTGCCGTTGCATCGCCTAGCATTCCGGATCCCAAGGCTTGCCAGTGCGGCGAAGTGCTGAAAGGCGCGATCAAGCCATGGCAGTGCAAGCTGTTCGGTCGGTCGTGCACACCGGAAACACCGATGGGTGCCCTGATGGTTTCGTCTGAAGGAGCATGTGCCGCCTATTATCAGTATGGCGGGATCGATGCGGTGCCGGAGCCAGCGCAATGA
- the hypE gene encoding hydrogenase expression/formation protein HypE: protein MNAVTPTGNGRLRAERVTLAHGGGGKAMRDLIEDVFTSVFEPDGLEDQARLSHEMLAVEGARLAFTTDSFVVQPLEFPGGDIGKIAVCGTVNDLTVGGAQPLWLSAAFIIEEGTEVALLRRVAAAMRRAADEAGVRIVTGDTKVVERGAADTLFVTTSGVGVIPAGRELAAEKVRAGDVALVNGVLGDHGAAILAARGDMAFEADIRSDCRPLNHLMEAVIEAAPGVRCARDATRGGLASALNEISQASAIGIEIDEARLPMRAEVKGVCELLGLDPLYLANEGALVLFVPEEQAEAALAAMRSTEAGRDAAIIGRAAEMRSPRVVMHSLFGGSRIVDMLVGEQLPRIC from the coding sequence ATGAACGCTGTAACTCCCACTGGCAACGGACGGCTGCGAGCGGAGCGGGTGACGCTGGCGCATGGCGGTGGCGGCAAGGCCATGCGGGATCTGATCGAGGATGTGTTTACCTCGGTTTTCGAACCCGACGGGTTGGAAGACCAGGCGCGGTTGAGCCACGAAATGTTGGCCGTGGAGGGTGCCCGGCTGGCCTTCACCACGGACAGTTTCGTAGTGCAGCCGCTCGAGTTCCCCGGTGGCGATATCGGCAAGATTGCGGTTTGCGGCACAGTTAACGACCTTACCGTCGGCGGCGCGCAACCGCTGTGGCTGTCGGCGGCCTTTATCATTGAGGAAGGCACCGAAGTCGCCTTGCTACGCCGCGTGGCAGCGGCCATGCGTAGGGCGGCCGACGAGGCCGGTGTGCGGATCGTGACCGGCGATACCAAGGTGGTTGAGCGCGGTGCTGCCGATACGCTTTTCGTCACCACTTCCGGAGTGGGAGTCATCCCTGCTGGACGCGAACTTGCCGCGGAGAAAGTTCGCGCGGGCGATGTCGCGCTGGTCAACGGTGTATTGGGTGATCATGGCGCCGCCATTCTGGCCGCGCGTGGAGACATGGCTTTCGAGGCGGATATTCGTTCGGATTGCCGCCCGCTCAATCACCTGATGGAAGCGGTGATCGAAGCCGCACCGGGTGTGCGCTGTGCGCGGGATGCCACCAGAGGAGGCCTGGCCAGCGCACTCAACGAAATATCGCAAGCCTCGGCCATCGGGATCGAGATCGACGAGGCCAGATTGCCAATGAGGGCCGAGGTCAAGGGCGTGTGCGAACTGCTCGGGCTTGATCCACTCTATCTCGCCAATGAAGGGGCGCTGGTGCTGTTCGTTCCAGAGGAGCAGGCGGAAGCTGCGCTGGCAGCCATGCGCTCAACCGAGGCAGGGCGCGATGCAGCCATTATCGGGCGCGCGGCAGAGATGCGCAGCCCGCGCGTGGTCATGCATAGCCTGTTCGGCGGAAGCCGGATCGTCGACATGCTGGTCGGCGAGCAACTGCCGCGTATCTGCTGA
- a CDS encoding high frequency lysogenization protein HflD yields MQLSLIALGFLAGMGHALEPDHLAAVGAMATGRNSRRSMVLRGAAWGLGHTLTLLAICSAVILLGMALTGRTAALLESAVGFMLILLGGDVLWRMRKARVHFHLHDHSDGERHFHAHSHLGERAPHDASRHEHSHPHKFPLKALAVGLVHGAAGSAALLTLAVASVGDPLLAVIYVLLFGVGSIAGMAALSFIASWPLGYAERVALRLHRALNLSLAVLALGLGLHTIYANLSGVLGAA; encoded by the coding sequence ATGCAACTCTCGTTGATCGCCCTGGGTTTCCTTGCCGGAATGGGCCATGCGCTCGAACCCGATCACCTCGCCGCAGTCGGTGCCATGGCCACGGGACGGAATTCGCGCCGGTCGATGGTGCTGCGGGGTGCTGCGTGGGGGCTAGGGCATACGCTCACCCTGCTCGCGATCTGTTCTGCAGTGATCCTGCTGGGCATGGCATTGACAGGCCGCACGGCAGCCCTTCTGGAGAGCGCCGTTGGCTTCATGCTGATTCTGCTGGGGGGTGATGTACTTTGGCGGATGCGCAAGGCACGGGTGCATTTCCACCTGCACGATCATTCCGATGGCGAACGTCATTTTCATGCTCACAGCCATCTTGGCGAACGGGCGCCCCATGATGCGAGCCGCCACGAACACTCTCACCCCCACAAGTTTCCCTTGAAAGCGCTGGCTGTCGGGCTGGTGCATGGCGCGGCAGGATCGGCTGCCCTGCTTACCCTGGCAGTCGCTTCGGTTGGTGATCCTCTGCTGGCGGTTATCTATGTCCTGCTGTTCGGAGTTGGCTCAATTGCAGGAATGGCTGCGCTCAGCTTTATCGCCTCCTGGCCGCTTGGCTATGCAGAGCGTGTTGCCTTGCGACTTCATCGAGCGCTGAATCTGTCGTTGGCTGTGCTGGCACTTGGCCTGGGATTGCACACGATCTACGCCAACCTGTCTGGCGTGTTGGGGGCGGCCTGA
- a CDS encoding hydrogenase maturation nickel metallochaperone HypA, translating to MHELSLARNIVAIVGDHAQGRRVSRVRLAVGPYACVEREAIRFSFEVASEGTLLEKAALEFLEGETDQFIIKDFDMEEMA from the coding sequence ATGCACGAGCTGTCTCTTGCCCGGAATATTGTCGCCATTGTTGGTGATCACGCGCAGGGTCGGCGGGTGTCGCGTGTGCGCCTGGCAGTCGGCCCCTATGCCTGCGTAGAGCGCGAGGCGATCCGATTTTCATTCGAGGTGGCGAGCGAAGGTACGCTGCTCGAGAAGGCTGCACTCGAATTTCTGGAAGGCGAGACCGACCAGTTCATCATCAAGGATTTCGATATGGAGGAAATGGCCTGA
- the hypB gene encoding hydrogenase nickel incorporation protein HypB, protein MCGTCGCTDPDNEIAMIDPETGKRVLLRSGDDHSHDHDHSHDHDHSHDHTHSHDHDHSHGHHHHHHHDHGHDHHHHGEQAARVSLETAVLDRNDRQAARNRGWFEGRGVVALNLVSSPGAGKTTLLETTIRALEGSLPIAVIEGDQQTANDATRIREAGARAIQINTGAGCHLEADMVARAVEELAPKSGSLLLIENVGNLVCPAMFDLGERMKVAVISTPEGEDKPLKYPHMFRAAELVLINKIDLAPHVGFDEAACRANISAVNPNALVLLVSARTGEGMDAWYDFLRAMASAAADGGCLI, encoded by the coding sequence ATGTGCGGCACCTGCGGATGCACCGATCCTGACAACGAGATCGCGATGATTGACCCGGAAACCGGAAAGCGAGTGCTGCTTCGCAGCGGCGATGACCATTCCCACGATCATGACCACTCCCACGATCATGACCACTCCCACGATCACACTCATTCACACGATCATGATCATTCACACGGGCACCATCATCACCACCATCATGATCACGGGCATGACCATCACCACCACGGCGAACAAGCGGCGCGTGTATCACTGGAAACCGCCGTGCTTGACCGGAATGATCGCCAGGCGGCTCGCAACCGGGGCTGGTTCGAAGGGCGCGGTGTTGTCGCGCTCAATCTCGTCAGTTCGCCAGGGGCTGGCAAGACGACCTTGCTCGAAACCACGATCCGGGCGCTGGAAGGAAGTCTGCCGATTGCCGTTATCGAGGGTGATCAACAGACGGCCAATGACGCCACGCGCATTCGCGAAGCGGGGGCCCGTGCAATCCAGATCAACACTGGGGCCGGCTGTCACCTCGAAGCCGATATGGTTGCCCGCGCTGTTGAAGAACTCGCACCGAAATCCGGCTCGTTGCTGCTGATCGAGAATGTCGGCAATCTTGTTTGTCCGGCGATGTTCGATCTGGGTGAACGGATGAAGGTCGCCGTTATCTCCACCCCGGAGGGCGAGGACAAGCCACTCAAATACCCGCACATGTTCCGCGCAGCAGAGCTGGTGTTGATCAACAAGATCGACCTCGCCCCGCATGTTGGATTCGACGAGGCCGCATGCCGTGCAAACATCTCCGCAGTAAACCCCAATGCGCTCGTCTTGCTGGTTTCCGCCCGCACCGGTGAAGGGATGGACGCGTGGTACGATTTTCTGCGAGCAATGGCGTCAGCAGCCGCAGATGGCGGGTGCCTCATTTAG